A genomic segment from Microbacterium sp. SORGH_AS_0428 encodes:
- a CDS encoding ABC transporter substrate-binding protein — MRTTRRVLAAVLAASALVAVAGCTAGTTSAGGTRADTIIFGKSDGGTTYVRNYNVLGPATEKAPNAELIYEPLARIDYANGAVVEPWLAESLDFDESGTTLTIDIRDDVTFSDGEALTADDVAYSLSLPLERPELNLAGVTYAGVEKVDDDTVQVSFDEPSFAALNQFASSSLPMVPEHIWKDQDLTTWTNPDPVGTGPFTLDAFAAQQVTLKAREDYWGGALPMAYMKILATSGETVKAQLLRGDVDWAPVGWPNAEQEFVAQNPETNLYQLYATGGAYSMMYNTAQAPFDDVNVRRAFAMSIPRSDITATLNRPGTEAGPTGLVDQIYSDWIAPEYQGMVQEVDADAAVAALAASGYEVVDGALVKDGKTFTPRLSFNQDFGWNAYADIMINSWKKVLGVTVAPAGAPGATLYDQQKTGDFDLTIATTGGAGVYGVYSFLDSRYVEPLGTAAATNIGRWNDSETDEVLAQMTRAADEATMKDLGMQMQRIVVDEVPFSPLYNSYWFVDVNASHWKGWPTPEDFDAVPFPSLGPDTIRTLLSLTPAS; from the coding sequence ATGCGCACCACCCGACGAGTCCTCGCCGCCGTCCTCGCGGCATCCGCCCTCGTCGCCGTCGCCGGCTGCACGGCCGGCACGACGTCAGCCGGCGGAACCAGAGCCGACACGATCATCTTCGGCAAGTCCGACGGCGGCACCACCTACGTCCGCAACTACAACGTCCTCGGGCCCGCCACTGAGAAGGCTCCGAACGCCGAGCTCATCTACGAGCCGCTCGCGCGCATCGACTATGCCAACGGCGCCGTCGTCGAACCGTGGCTCGCCGAGTCGCTCGACTTCGACGAGTCCGGCACCACGCTCACGATCGACATCCGCGACGACGTCACCTTCTCCGACGGCGAGGCGCTGACGGCCGATGACGTGGCCTACTCCCTTTCGCTTCCGCTCGAGCGTCCGGAGCTCAACCTCGCCGGCGTCACATACGCCGGTGTCGAGAAGGTCGACGACGACACCGTGCAGGTCTCCTTCGACGAACCGTCGTTCGCCGCTCTGAACCAGTTCGCATCCAGCTCGCTGCCGATGGTGCCCGAGCACATCTGGAAAGACCAGGATCTGACCACCTGGACCAACCCCGACCCGGTGGGCACGGGTCCCTTCACCCTCGACGCCTTCGCCGCGCAGCAGGTCACCCTCAAGGCGCGCGAGGACTACTGGGGTGGCGCGCTGCCCATGGCCTACATGAAGATCCTCGCGACCAGCGGCGAGACGGTGAAGGCGCAACTGCTGCGCGGCGACGTCGACTGGGCCCCCGTGGGCTGGCCCAATGCAGAGCAGGAGTTCGTCGCGCAGAACCCCGAGACGAACCTCTACCAGCTCTACGCCACCGGCGGTGCCTACTCGATGATGTACAACACCGCCCAGGCGCCGTTCGACGACGTCAACGTGCGGCGCGCGTTCGCGATGTCGATCCCCCGGTCGGACATCACCGCCACTTTGAATCGCCCGGGCACCGAGGCCGGTCCCACGGGCCTCGTCGACCAGATCTACTCGGACTGGATCGCTCCGGAGTACCAGGGGATGGTGCAGGAGGTCGACGCCGACGCTGCGGTCGCCGCCCTCGCGGCGAGCGGCTACGAGGTGGTCGACGGGGCGCTGGTCAAGGACGGCAAGACCTTCACGCCGCGACTCTCGTTCAACCAGGACTTCGGCTGGAACGCGTACGCCGACATCATGATCAACAGCTGGAAGAAGGTTCTCGGTGTCACCGTCGCCCCCGCGGGCGCACCGGGTGCGACCCTGTACGACCAGCAGAAGACCGGCGACTTCGATCTGACCATCGCGACGACCGGTGGAGCGGGCGTGTACGGCGTGTACAGCTTCCTCGACAGCCGTTACGTAGAGCCGCTCGGTACGGCCGCGGCCACCAACATCGGCCGCTGGAACGACTCCGAGACCGATGAGGTCCTGGCCCAGATGACCCGGGCCGCCGACGAGGCCACCATGAAGGACCTCGGGATGCAGATGCAGCGCATCGTGGTCGACGAGGTGCCCTTCTCACCGCTGTACAACTCGTACTGGTTCGTCGACGTGAACGCGTCGCACTGGAAGGGTTGGCCGACGCCGGAGGACTTCGACGCCGTGCCCTTCCCGAGCCTCGGGCCCGACACCATCCGCACCCTCCTCTCGCTCACGCCCGCATCATGA
- a CDS encoding sugar phosphate isomerase/epimerase, whose product MTEAALSVQLYSLREALSVDREETLAHLARLGVRRVEAYDIVGGGAALAESLARHGLRSPSVHASLVGAGEDGAATLGEVFDAAVRLGAHTVFEPMVWGEHWRDEDAVRRTADRLNHAAAVAASRGLRVGYHNHSQEFHHTIGSRSAYEFFVSLLREDVVLELDAYWAAVGRQDVPALVTRLGRRVRALHVKDGSTAFDPFLPDAPQGALDQVPAGQGEVPLAATLAAASALELAVLEFDEYDGDLFEALAAGIAFLAEAGIR is encoded by the coding sequence ATGACCGAAGCCGCACTATCCGTTCAGCTGTACTCCCTGCGCGAGGCGCTGTCCGTCGATCGGGAGGAGACGCTGGCGCACCTCGCCCGGCTCGGGGTGCGCCGGGTGGAGGCCTACGACATCGTGGGAGGGGGTGCGGCCCTGGCGGAGTCCCTCGCGCGTCACGGCCTACGCAGCCCGAGCGTTCACGCTTCGCTGGTGGGTGCGGGAGAGGACGGTGCTGCGACGCTGGGCGAGGTGTTCGATGCGGCTGTCCGCCTCGGCGCACACACGGTCTTCGAGCCGATGGTGTGGGGCGAGCACTGGCGCGACGAGGATGCGGTGCGTCGTACGGCCGATCGGCTGAACCACGCGGCGGCGGTCGCCGCATCCCGAGGGCTGCGCGTCGGGTACCACAACCACTCGCAGGAGTTCCATCACACGATCGGCAGCCGGAGCGCCTACGAGTTCTTCGTCTCGCTGCTGCGGGAGGATGTCGTCCTCGAACTCGACGCCTACTGGGCGGCTGTCGGGCGGCAGGACGTGCCCGCGCTGGTCACCCGCCTCGGGCGGCGGGTGCGAGCCTTGCACGTCAAGGACGGCAGCACGGCGTTCGATCCCTTCCTCCCGGACGCACCTCAGGGCGCCCTGGATCAGGTGCCGGCGGGACAGGGTGAGGTACCGCTCGCGGCGACGCTGGCGGCGGCGAGCGCGCTCGAGCTCGCGGTGCTCGAGTTCGACGAGTACGACGGCGATCTCTTCGAGGCGCTCGCGGCGGGCATCGCCTTCCTGGCAGAGGCGGGCATCCGATGA
- a CDS encoding Gfo/Idh/MocA family oxidoreductase: protein MTGFAPVRAGFLGGGFMAAVHSRAARAAGARLVALASSSPGRAAQAADRLGIGRPARDAAELIAAHDIDVVHVCTPNRDHAEQTLAALAAGKHVICEKPLATSVDDARAVVVAAEEAGVAGAVPFVYRYHPVVRQARELVATGTVGRILTIDGAYLQDWLLDAGDTDWRADAVAGGASRAFADIGSHLCDLLEFVTGRRIVALSARTSTVFDTRAGAPVENEDIAAVVVELEGGALGTLLVSQLAPGRKNGLVLELHGSSRSLRFAQERSEELWIGSREGSQLVLRDPDAPGDRGLSLVPAGHPMGYQDAFNAFVADAYAVLEGASPDGLPTFADGLRAAEITEAVLTSARERRWIDVAPVPASTGIPLASKESP from the coding sequence GTGACCGGGTTCGCTCCGGTGCGCGCCGGGTTCCTGGGCGGCGGCTTCATGGCGGCGGTGCACTCCCGTGCGGCGCGCGCCGCCGGTGCGCGGCTGGTCGCCCTCGCCAGTTCGTCGCCCGGGCGCGCAGCGCAGGCCGCGGATCGCCTCGGGATCGGACGTCCGGCCAGGGATGCAGCAGAGCTCATCGCTGCGCACGACATCGACGTGGTGCATGTGTGCACCCCCAACCGCGACCACGCGGAGCAGACGCTGGCCGCGCTCGCCGCGGGCAAGCACGTGATCTGCGAAAAACCCCTCGCCACCTCGGTGGACGACGCGCGCGCGGTCGTCGTCGCGGCCGAGGAGGCCGGCGTCGCGGGGGCCGTGCCGTTCGTGTACCGGTACCACCCCGTGGTGCGCCAGGCGCGTGAGCTCGTCGCCACGGGGACCGTCGGGCGCATCCTCACGATCGACGGCGCGTATCTGCAGGACTGGTTGCTGGATGCGGGCGACACCGACTGGCGGGCGGATGCGGTCGCCGGCGGGGCGTCGCGTGCGTTCGCCGACATCGGCTCCCACCTCTGCGATCTGCTCGAGTTCGTTACCGGCCGACGGATCGTCGCTCTCTCGGCGCGCACCTCGACGGTGTTCGACACGCGCGCGGGTGCGCCGGTCGAGAACGAGGACATCGCCGCGGTGGTGGTCGAACTCGAGGGCGGGGCGCTGGGGACGCTGCTGGTCAGCCAGCTCGCCCCCGGTCGCAAGAACGGGCTCGTTCTCGAGCTGCACGGCTCGTCCCGCAGCCTCCGCTTCGCCCAGGAGCGGTCGGAGGAGCTGTGGATCGGCTCCCGCGAGGGATCGCAGCTCGTGCTGCGAGATCCGGATGCGCCGGGCGACCGCGGGCTCTCGCTCGTGCCGGCGGGTCACCCGATGGGGTACCAGGACGCCTTCAACGCCTTCGTCGCCGACGCGTACGCGGTGCTCGAGGGCGCGAGCCCGGACGGTCTGCCCACCTTCGCCGACGGTCTTCGGGCCGCCGAGATCACCGAGGCCGTGCTCACGTCCGCCCGCGAGCGTCGCTGGATCGACGTCGCCCCCGTCCCCGCATCGACCGGCATCCCCCTCGCATCGAAGGAGTCCCCATGA
- a CDS encoding ABC transporter permease, translating into MKYRLFANGKVTFGIVVLAFFVLLALFGQLLLDIFGLDARANDISAISQPPSPQHLLGTTQFGQDVLAQVVEGARGSMFVGFLSAAIGTLLAILVGVPSGYFRGVTGQALNFVTNLFLVMPVLPLIFVVAGYLQGTGLVMIAVIIGVFGWAGGARTLRAQAMSVSSRDFVQAMRMMGESHTRLIFTEVLPHLYGWIASMFLGGLIGGVMAEAGLAFLGVSDSSAVSWGTMIQAAQQQSAVLRGLWWWLVPPGLCIALVGTAAALINFGVDELANPKLRSASRLVAKRTARVRRAAVAVEGA; encoded by the coding sequence ATGAAGTACCGCCTCTTCGCCAACGGCAAAGTGACCTTCGGTATCGTCGTGCTGGCCTTCTTCGTCCTGCTGGCGCTGTTCGGACAGCTGCTGCTGGACATCTTCGGACTGGATGCGCGCGCGAACGACATCTCCGCCATCTCGCAGCCGCCGAGCCCGCAGCACCTTCTGGGAACGACGCAGTTCGGCCAGGACGTGCTCGCCCAGGTCGTTGAGGGCGCTCGCGGTTCGATGTTCGTCGGCTTCCTGTCGGCGGCGATCGGCACTCTGCTCGCCATCCTCGTGGGCGTGCCCTCCGGTTACTTCCGCGGCGTCACCGGTCAGGCACTCAACTTCGTCACCAACCTCTTCCTCGTGATGCCGGTCCTGCCGTTGATCTTCGTGGTCGCGGGATATCTGCAGGGCACCGGCCTCGTCATGATCGCTGTCATCATCGGCGTCTTCGGCTGGGCCGGCGGTGCGAGGACACTCCGTGCGCAGGCGATGAGCGTGAGCAGCCGCGACTTCGTCCAGGCGATGCGGATGATGGGCGAGTCCCACACGCGCCTGATCTTCACCGAGGTGCTCCCGCACCTGTACGGGTGGATCGCCTCGATGTTCCTCGGCGGTCTGATCGGCGGCGTGATGGCCGAGGCGGGCCTGGCCTTCCTCGGGGTCTCGGACTCCTCCGCTGTGAGCTGGGGGACGATGATCCAAGCCGCCCAGCAGCAGAGCGCCGTGCTGCGAGGACTCTGGTGGTGGCTCGTGCCTCCGGGCCTTTGCATCGCGCTGGTCGGCACGGCCGCCGCACTCATCAACTTCGGCGTGGACGAGCTCGCCAACCCCAAGCTGCGTTCGGCATCCCGCCTCGTCGCCAAGCGCACCGCGCGCGTGCGTCGCGCCGCGGTCGCCGTGGAAGGAGCCTGA
- a CDS encoding ABC transporter ATP-binding protein has translation MTIAAESRAEAASVSEHDDDVLLEVEQLSVEYASLGAPTRACADVTFSLRRGEILGVVGESGSGKSTLITALTRLQRPPAVTTAGRIMYHPREGGEAIDLVTLAPKRLRELRWTRLSIVLQSAMDALNPVMRLGAQFVDVLRTHDRSLSKAAAWDQARHLLSLVGISADRVRSYPHELSGGMRQRATIALALACRPELIVMDEPTTAVDVVMQRQILAQVLRLRREFGFAVVFVTHDLSLLLELADRIAVMYAGRVVELAAASEIYRSPLHPYTKGLRDSFPPLHATATRLEGIPGTPPDLRALPAGCSFAPRCPRAFEKCARELPLPRTRGGREVACHLHDEEVPA, from the coding sequence ATGACCATCGCCGCCGAGAGCCGTGCGGAGGCCGCATCCGTGTCCGAACACGACGACGACGTCCTGCTGGAGGTCGAGCAGCTCAGCGTGGAGTACGCGTCCCTCGGCGCCCCCACCCGTGCCTGCGCCGACGTGACGTTCTCCCTGCGCCGCGGGGAGATCCTCGGGGTCGTCGGGGAGTCCGGATCGGGCAAGTCGACGTTGATCACGGCGCTCACGCGCCTCCAGCGTCCGCCGGCCGTGACGACCGCCGGCCGCATCATGTACCACCCGCGTGAGGGCGGCGAGGCCATCGACCTCGTGACCCTCGCGCCCAAGAGACTGCGGGAGCTGCGCTGGACGCGCCTGTCGATCGTGCTGCAGAGCGCGATGGATGCGTTGAATCCCGTCATGAGGCTGGGTGCGCAGTTCGTGGATGTGCTGCGCACCCACGACCGTTCGCTCTCGAAGGCGGCGGCCTGGGATCAGGCGCGCCACCTGCTGTCGCTCGTCGGCATCTCCGCCGACCGCGTGCGCAGCTATCCGCACGAGCTCTCCGGCGGGATGCGGCAGCGTGCCACCATCGCCCTGGCGCTCGCGTGCCGTCCCGAGCTCATCGTCATGGACGAGCCCACGACGGCCGTGGATGTCGTGATGCAGCGGCAGATCCTGGCGCAGGTGCTGCGCCTGCGCCGGGAGTTCGGCTTCGCGGTCGTGTTCGTCACCCACGACCTGTCACTGCTGCTCGAGCTCGCCGATCGCATCGCCGTGATGTACGCGGGCCGGGTGGTGGAGCTGGCCGCCGCGTCCGAGATCTACCGTTCGCCGTTGCACCCCTACACGAAGGGGTTGCGCGACTCGTTCCCGCCGCTGCATGCGACGGCCACGCGGCTCGAGGGGATCCCCGGAACGCCGCCGGACCTGCGGGCGCTGCCCGCCGGGTGCTCGTTCGCCCCGCGGTGTCCGCGCGCGTTCGAGAAGTGCGCGCGCGAACTGCCGCTGCCGCGCACCCGTGGCGGGCGCGAGGTCGCCTGTCACCTGCACGATGAGGAGGTCCCCGCATGA
- a CDS encoding sugar phosphate isomerase/epimerase — protein MTGMHPVTLFTGQWADLSFEEVARLAASWGYDGLEIAASGDHLDLRRADEDDAYVASRREILDRHGLQVFAISNHLAGQAVCDAPIDFRHEAILREYVWGDGDAEGVRRRAAEDMARAARVARKLGVDTVVGFTGSSIWPYVAMFPPVPASVIEAGFEDFAARWNPILDVFDAEGVRFAHEVHPGEIAYDYWSSVRALEAIDHRGAFGFNWDPSHMMWQNIDPVGFIWDFQDRIYHVDCKDTRMRPRNGRAGVLGSHLPWGDPRRGWDFVSTGHGDVPWEDSFRALEAIGYTGPISIEWEDAGMDRLHGAAQAVQFVRSLLWPTPTASFDDAFRNQ, from the coding sequence ATGACCGGCATGCATCCCGTCACCTTGTTCACGGGTCAGTGGGCGGATCTGTCGTTCGAGGAGGTCGCGCGCCTCGCCGCATCCTGGGGCTACGACGGGCTCGAGATCGCGGCGTCGGGTGATCATCTGGATCTGCGTCGTGCGGATGAGGATGATGCGTATGTCGCGTCGCGGCGGGAGATCCTCGACAGGCACGGTCTTCAGGTCTTCGCGATCTCGAACCACCTGGCCGGTCAGGCGGTGTGCGATGCGCCGATCGATTTCCGGCATGAGGCGATCTTGCGCGAGTACGTGTGGGGTGATGGTGATGCGGAGGGGGTGCGTCGGCGGGCGGCGGAGGATATGGCGCGGGCGGCGCGGGTGGCGCGCAAGCTCGGTGTGGACACGGTGGTGGGTTTCACGGGGTCGTCGATCTGGCCGTATGTGGCGATGTTCCCTCCGGTTCCCGCGTCCGTGATCGAGGCGGGTTTCGAGGATTTCGCGGCGCGGTGGAATCCGATCCTGGACGTGTTCGACGCGGAGGGGGTGCGTTTCGCGCACGAGGTGCATCCGGGGGAGATCGCGTACGACTACTGGAGTTCCGTGCGGGCGCTGGAGGCGATCGATCACCGCGGGGCGTTCGGGTTCAACTGGGATCCGTCGCACATGATGTGGCAGAACATCGATCCGGTCGGGTTCATCTGGGACTTCCAGGACCGGATCTATCACGTGGACTGCAAGGACACCAGGATGCGGCCGCGTAACGGGCGTGCGGGGGTGTTGGGTTCGCACCTGCCGTGGGGGGATCCTCGCCGGGGGTGGGACTTCGTGTCCACCGGTCACGGTGACGTTCCCTGGGAGGACTCCTTCCGCGCGCTCGAGGCCATCGGCTACACCGGGCCGATCTCGATCGAATGGGAAGACGCCGGCATGGACCGCCTCCACGGCGCCGCCCAAGCGGTCCAGTTCGTCCGGAGCCTGCTCTGGCCCACACCCACCGCCTCCTTCGACGACGCCTTCCGCAACCAGTAG
- a CDS encoding ABC transporter permease: MSLAPGAVTSATVSVAQVTAKKRPRRGRSMFLLRRLGFYLAAAWAAITLNFVIPRLMPGDPSAAIIDQLERVSGQALPPATLQSIQGLFGNPQENLFEQYGAYLVQLSRFDLGVSIVNFPVPVADLVAAGLPWTLLLVGTTTIAAFLLGTALGVAAGWRAGSRFDSIVTPLTTFLSSVPYFWIALLAVWYFGFILGWFPLAGGYDPNLPVGFNLPFILSALQYGALPAATIVFSAFGGWMLGMRNMTVTTVGEDYVLLAQAKGLSSARVRWRYAARNAMLPQFTGFAMALGGVVGGALLTEIVFSYPGIGYLLFSALQKRDYPVMQGVFLLVTLTVLLANLIADSVYAWLDPRVREEK; this comes from the coding sequence ATGAGCCTGGCACCGGGCGCCGTCACCTCCGCCACGGTCAGCGTGGCGCAGGTGACGGCCAAGAAGAGGCCCCGGCGCGGCCGGAGCATGTTCCTGCTGCGCAGGCTCGGCTTCTATCTGGCCGCGGCGTGGGCGGCGATCACGCTCAACTTCGTGATCCCCCGCCTGATGCCCGGCGACCCGTCTGCGGCCATCATCGACCAGCTGGAGCGGGTGAGCGGGCAGGCGCTGCCCCCGGCGACGCTGCAGTCCATCCAGGGCCTGTTCGGCAACCCGCAGGAGAACCTCTTCGAGCAGTACGGCGCATATCTCGTGCAGCTGTCGCGGTTCGACCTCGGCGTCTCGATCGTGAACTTCCCCGTGCCGGTCGCGGATCTCGTGGCCGCGGGCCTGCCGTGGACCCTGCTGCTGGTGGGGACGACGACGATCGCTGCATTCCTGTTGGGCACGGCCCTCGGGGTGGCGGCCGGGTGGCGGGCGGGATCGCGGTTCGACTCGATCGTCACCCCGCTCACCACCTTCCTCTCCTCGGTGCCCTACTTCTGGATCGCGCTGCTCGCGGTCTGGTACTTCGGGTTCATCCTCGGGTGGTTCCCGCTCGCCGGCGGGTACGACCCCAACCTCCCGGTGGGCTTCAACCTGCCCTTCATCCTGAGCGCGCTCCAGTACGGGGCGCTGCCCGCGGCGACGATCGTGTTCTCCGCCTTCGGTGGCTGGATGCTCGGCATGCGCAACATGACGGTGACCACCGTCGGCGAGGACTACGTGCTGCTGGCCCAGGCGAAGGGGCTGTCGTCGGCGCGCGTGCGCTGGCGGTACGCCGCCCGCAACGCCATGCTGCCCCAGTTCACGGGCTTCGCGATGGCGCTCGGCGGAGTCGTCGGCGGCGCGCTGCTGACGGAGATCGTCTTCAGCTACCCCGGCATCGGCTACCTGCTCTTCTCGGCGCTCCAGAAACGCGACTACCCCGTCATGCAGGGCGTCTTCCTCCTCGTGACGCTCACCGTGCTGCTGGCGAACCTCATCGCGGACTCCGTCTACGCCTGGCTCGACCCGCGCGTGCGAGAGGAGAAGTGA
- a CDS encoding oligopeptide/dipeptide ABC transporter ATP-binding protein, which translates to MSEAVLEAIDVSKHFTVTGAVGRSATVRAVEGASIRLVPGRVTAVVGESGSGKTTLARMLARFYEPTSGEILLDGRPVATGRNVDKAYRKAVQLIFQDPFGSLNPLHRVRHNLDRALRLHQSATTRAEREQQMIALLERVSLSPARDFLDKFPHELSGGQRQRVVIARALAVKPRVLLGDEPISMLDVSIRLEMLNLLNRLCREDGLAMLYITHDIASARYLCDDIVVMYAGQMVEAGPKDEVISRPQHPYTKMLVESSPDPHRATTLDRDELFGTADDLGEPPSLIEPPEGCRFHPRCPFAMERCRTEAPPRTVQPDGHWADCWLHQVGRADLIDDTSMTAPTPETPTEASA; encoded by the coding sequence ATGAGCGAGGCGGTTCTGGAGGCCATCGATGTCTCCAAGCACTTCACGGTGACCGGCGCCGTGGGTCGCTCCGCGACCGTGCGCGCCGTGGAGGGGGCGAGTATCCGCCTCGTCCCGGGGCGCGTCACCGCGGTGGTGGGGGAGAGCGGCAGCGGCAAGACCACGCTTGCTCGGATGCTGGCCCGCTTCTACGAGCCGACCTCGGGCGAGATCCTGCTCGACGGGCGGCCGGTGGCGACCGGACGAAACGTGGACAAGGCCTACCGCAAGGCCGTGCAGCTGATCTTCCAGGACCCGTTCGGCTCGCTCAACCCGCTTCACCGAGTGCGGCACAACCTCGACCGGGCGCTTCGGCTGCACCAGAGCGCGACCACGCGTGCCGAGCGCGAGCAGCAGATGATCGCCCTGCTCGAACGGGTCAGTCTCAGCCCCGCCCGCGATTTCCTGGACAAGTTCCCGCACGAGCTCTCCGGCGGTCAGCGCCAGCGTGTGGTGATCGCGCGGGCGCTCGCCGTGAAACCGCGCGTGCTGCTGGGCGACGAACCGATCTCGATGCTCGACGTGTCGATCCGGCTCGAGATGCTCAACCTGCTGAACCGCCTGTGCCGCGAGGACGGCCTCGCGATGCTCTACATCACGCACGACATCGCGAGCGCCCGCTACCTGTGCGACGACATCGTCGTCATGTACGCCGGGCAGATGGTCGAGGCGGGGCCCAAGGACGAGGTCATCTCCCGCCCCCAGCATCCGTACACGAAGATGCTCGTCGAGTCCTCTCCCGATCCGCACCGTGCCACGACCCTCGACCGTGACGAGCTGTTCGGGACGGCCGACGACCTCGGCGAGCCGCCCAGCCTGATCGAGCCGCCGGAGGGGTGCCGGTTCCATCCGCGGTGCCCGTTCGCGATGGAGCGCTGTCGCACCGAGGCGCCCCCGCGCACAGTGCAGCCGGACGGACACTGGGCCGACTGCTGGCTGCATCAGGTCGGCCGCGCCGACCTGATCGACGACACTTCGATGACCGCCCCCACCCCCGAGACGCCGACGGAGGCATCCGCATGA
- a CDS encoding Gfo/Idh/MocA family oxidoreductase gives MTGTGPVAVGVIGAGMISDTYLENLGSFPDLRVTAIGDLDTARAAAQAARHGVPHAGAPEDVLAHPDIEIVVNLTIPAAHAAVSAAAIAAGKHVWSEKPLGIDRESALALLAAADAEGLRVGVAPDTILGPGLQTARRAVLRGDIGVPLSAHTAMQYIGPDTFHPNPEFLFARGAGPLFDMGPYYVSALVSVFGAVDRVMALGTRSRTTREIRVGNRVGESFPVEVPTHVQALTRFESGAAADSVFSFDAALARSGVIEINGTEGALIVPDPNTFGGEVRVGRVHGGADPVWETVAPVGVEAGRGLGVLDMARAIRSDVAHIATGRLGYHVLDTLVAIDESVQTRAAVAVASTVDALPLVPEDRDPRQTTL, from the coding sequence ATGACCGGCACGGGGCCCGTGGCTGTCGGCGTCATCGGCGCCGGCATGATCAGCGACACCTATCTCGAGAACCTCGGCTCGTTCCCCGACCTCCGCGTGACAGCGATCGGCGACCTCGACACGGCTCGCGCGGCGGCGCAGGCGGCCCGCCACGGGGTGCCGCACGCCGGTGCGCCCGAGGACGTGCTCGCCCACCCCGACATCGAGATCGTCGTCAACCTCACCATCCCGGCCGCGCACGCCGCGGTCAGCGCGGCGGCCATCGCCGCCGGCAAGCACGTCTGGTCGGAGAAGCCCCTCGGTATCGACCGGGAGAGTGCGCTCGCCCTGCTGGCCGCCGCTGATGCCGAAGGCCTACGCGTGGGCGTCGCCCCGGACACGATCCTCGGCCCGGGGCTGCAGACCGCGCGGCGCGCCGTGCTGCGCGGCGACATCGGCGTCCCCCTGTCGGCGCACACGGCCATGCAGTACATCGGCCCCGACACCTTCCATCCCAACCCGGAGTTCCTCTTCGCCCGCGGCGCCGGACCCCTCTTCGACATGGGCCCGTATTACGTCTCGGCTCTCGTGAGCGTCTTCGGCGCGGTCGATCGGGTGATGGCGCTCGGAACCCGTTCCCGCACCACTCGCGAGATCCGAGTGGGGAACCGGGTGGGGGAGAGCTTCCCCGTCGAGGTGCCGACACACGTCCAGGCGCTGACCCGCTTCGAGAGCGGCGCGGCCGCCGACAGCGTCTTCAGCTTCGACGCCGCGCTCGCCCGCAGCGGAGTCATCGAGATCAACGGCACGGAAGGTGCGCTCATCGTGCCCGATCCCAATACCTTCGGAGGCGAGGTACGCGTGGGGCGCGTGCACGGTGGCGCAGACCCGGTCTGGGAGACGGTCGCGCCCGTCGGCGTCGAGGCGGGTCGAGGGCTGGGCGTGCTCGACATGGCGCGGGCGATCCGCTCGGATGTCGCACATATCGCCACGGGCCGGCTGGGCTATCACGTGCTCGACACCCTGGTGGCGATCGACGAATCCGTGCAGACGCGGGCGGCTGTGGCCGTTGCGAGCACCGTCGACGCCCTGCCCCTCGTGCCCGAGGACCGTGACCCGCGGCAAACGACGCTGTGA